The Methylocaldum marinum genome includes the window AATGAGCGAGATCGGTCAGGAAAACGTTGAGTTTGACGACGTCCCGAAGGCTGCCGCCGGCGGCCTCGGCCACGGCCTTGAGATTATCGAACACGCGCCGGATCTGGATCTCCATGCCGCCCTCGACCAGAAGCATGGTGGCGGGATCGAGCGGAATCTGTCCGGACAGATAAACGGTGTCGCCGACTTTCACGGCCTGGGAGTAAGTGCCGATCGCCTTGGGAGCCTGGTCAGTCTGAATAATTTGTTTTTCCATGGTTTTGTTTCTTTCTGAGTTCGGACTTTGCGCGGGAGATTTTCAAAACGACCGATAATTTGCGCAGTTCTCGCATGACCGAGGCGAGATGCACGCGGTCCTTGACCATCAAGGTGATGATGTCGGTGGAAATCTGGCTGTCCTGATTGGTGATCTGGACGTTCTCGATGTTGGCGCGCATGCGGGAGATGGTGGAAGCCACTTTCGCCAGGGTACCCACCTGGTTCATCAGTTCCAGGCGGATGACTGCCGGAAAATCGCCGCTGGCTTGCTTGTCCCAGTCCACGTCCAGCCAGTTCATGTGTTTTTTGCGGAGCTCCGAGACGTTCTTGCACTCGCTGAGATGAACCACGATGCCCTTGCCGGGGT containing:
- a CDS encoding RidA family protein produces the protein MEKQIIQTDQAPKAIGTYSQAVKVGDTVYLSGQIPLDPATMLLVEGGMEIQIRRVFDNLKAVAEAAGGSLRDVVKLNVFLTDLAHFPLVNEIMAEYFAEPYPARAAIGVASLPRGAGVEMDAIMVLAK